A section of the Paenibacillus aurantius genome encodes:
- a CDS encoding polymer-forming cytoskeletal protein, whose product MDRNKEGTEAMINKAAGTAPNGDLIISGSGSAGGGHFDEVRISGSGKITGNVSARLFKVSGSGHARGNVSAERIKISGSCAVEGAVESGELSVSGSFKADDTIRASEIEISGSLKTREALKAVRIQVKGDIQAGKDLEAEEVKVTGGLSVGGLLNANRVQVDMYGTSYAKEIGGEEITVRKAAVLSIFTDLLHSIAGLFRGRDLRPNMMNADLIEGTLVNVEYTRARLIRGNRVVIGPHCEVERVEYTESLTVDPSASVGSSTET is encoded by the coding sequence ATGGACCGAAACAAGGAGGGCACGGAAGCCATGATTAACAAAGCGGCGGGGACGGCCCCGAACGGGGACCTGATCATATCGGGAAGCGGGTCGGCGGGGGGAGGTCATTTCGATGAGGTGCGCATTTCGGGCTCCGGGAAAATTACCGGTAACGTCAGCGCCCGGCTTTTTAAAGTATCCGGTTCCGGGCACGCGCGGGGAAATGTTTCGGCTGAGCGAATCAAAATCAGCGGAAGCTGCGCTGTCGAGGGAGCGGTGGAAAGCGGGGAGCTGTCGGTATCCGGCTCCTTTAAAGCCGACGACACCATCCGTGCTTCCGAGATCGAGATTAGCGGCAGCCTGAAGACCAGGGAGGCCTTGAAGGCCGTCCGGATTCAGGTGAAGGGAGACATCCAGGCGGGAAAGGATCTCGAAGCGGAAGAGGTCAAGGTGACCGGGGGCCTATCGGTCGGCGGTCTGCTTAACGCCAACCGGGTTCAGGTGGACATGTACGGAACGAGCTACGCCAAAGAAATTGGAGGGGAAGAGATTACGGTCCGCAAGGCCGCGGTCCTTTCCATCTTCACCGATCTTCTGCACTCTATCGCCGGCCTGTTCCGCGGCAGGGACCTGAGGCCGAATATGATGAATGCCGACCTGATCGAGGGAACGCTCGTGAACGTGGAATATACAAGGGCCCGGCTCATCCGGGGAAACCGTGTCGTGATCGGTCCCCACTGCGAGGTGGAGCGGGTGGAGTATACCGAGTCGCTTACCGTGGATCCGTCGGCCTCCGTCGGCTCAAGCACCGAGACCTAA
- a CDS encoding RNA polymerase sigma factor, which translates to MMLSDQEFELFRVNIHSLNHEAQRRLFLAYRQWVYRDIYFLLNDHALTEDCIQETFMKAVRSGPKTRSDSRMGAWLKKLARNGAYDFLRKLKKYRQMSGLDDVIDKEEAFYSLPVEKVEDMVERMQRNEILHATIQELKPDYRVVLFLHYIAELSYSEISAELGITEQVLTQRLARARKKLAGHFIRKWGDDR; encoded by the coding sequence ATGATGTTGTCCGATCAGGAATTCGAGCTGTTTCGCGTAAATATCCATTCCCTGAATCATGAAGCGCAGCGCAGGCTATTCCTTGCCTACCGGCAATGGGTGTACCGGGACATTTATTTTCTTCTGAACGATCATGCCTTAACCGAGGACTGCATCCAGGAAACCTTCATGAAAGCGGTCCGAAGCGGCCCTAAGACACGCTCCGATTCCCGAATGGGGGCCTGGCTGAAGAAGCTGGCGCGCAACGGGGCTTATGATTTTTTGAGAAAGCTGAAAAAATATCGTCAGATGTCCGGCCTGGACGACGTTATCGATAAGGAAGAGGCGTTCTATTCCCTGCCAGTGGAGAAGGTGGAGGATATGGTGGAACGCATGCAGCGCAACGAAATTCTTCACGCCACGATCCAAGAGCTGAAGCCGGACTACCGGGTGGTTCTCTTTCTCCATTACATAGCGGAATTGTCCTACTCTGAAATATCGGCGGAGCTCGGGATTACCGAGCAGGTGCTTACCCAAAGGCTGGCCAGAGCGCGCAAGAAGCTGGCGGGTCACTTTATACGTAAATGGGGGGATGACCGGTGA
- a CDS encoding DUF4367 domain-containing protein: protein MNGPGRERTAGGQVSLAVRRIHHGLAVPDGEEAWGRMQERLARERRGSRLRPVFSQALAAASLAALLIGAAAGSFALGPAAAETFWFHVGRKVQDGAVHLWYGRDGDRETARAKTAAPPAQGEGEATSSGAGQPAVQRSVVPARPVEMSVPEAVERWKLPAPARLPEGFAPDTAQLTPDGEEGLKQALLLYRNGDRAVLFLYTRSASGQPEGVYSFGGKAQAREIEINGSPGTLLPGDGYVTVQWPSAYAVLQVSGPLTEEEAVEVARSVR from the coding sequence GTGAACGGACCGGGCCGGGAAAGAACGGCTGGCGGGCAGGTGTCCCTGGCTGTCAGAAGGATTCACCACGGGCTTGCGGTCCCGGATGGGGAGGAAGCCTGGGGGCGGATGCAGGAGAGGCTGGCCAGGGAAAGGCGGGGAAGCCGTCTCCGCCCCGTCTTCTCCCAAGCTCTTGCGGCCGCGAGTCTGGCGGCCCTCCTGATCGGGGCGGCGGCAGGATCTTTCGCGCTCGGTCCGGCTGCCGCCGAAACCTTCTGGTTCCATGTGGGCCGGAAGGTCCAAGACGGGGCCGTTCACCTCTGGTACGGCCGGGACGGGGACCGCGAAACCGCCCGTGCCAAGACGGCTGCTCCCCCTGCGCAGGGGGAGGGCGAAGCAACATCCTCCGGAGCGGGCCAGCCGGCGGTTCAGCGGTCCGTCGTGCCGGCGCGGCCCGTAGAGATGAGCGTCCCGGAAGCCGTCGAACGGTGGAAGCTGCCGGCACCCGCCCGGCTCCCCGAAGGCTTCGCACCGGATACAGCGCAGCTAACCCCGGACGGAGAAGAAGGGCTTAAGCAGGCGCTTCTGCTCTATCGAAACGGGGACCGGGCCGTTCTATTCCTCTATACCCGGTCGGCTTCCGGGCAGCCGGAAGGCGTGTATTCCTTCGGAGGCAAGGCACAAGCGCGGGAGATCGAGATCAACGGGAGCCCGGGCACTCTTCTTCCAGGAGACGGCTATGTTACGGTTCAGTGGCCGTCCGCTTACGCGGTCCTGCAGGTGTCGGGGCCGCTTACGGAAGAGGAGGCGGTGGAAGTCGCCCGTTCGGTCCGGTAA
- a CDS encoding MATE family efflux transporter has translation MTRHWGLILRLALPSIISFATITLTGTINLILVGHMGALVIAAVGVSNIIMYNAWALCSGFGLTVNYLVAQNYGAGDMKKGVARTYLALYMCLGLGVLLHLIGWLAPASILRLMGGSPELVETGTDYLEIRFYAMAFATLSFIFHGFFRGVGDTKTPMILSIASNILMVFFTYGLTYGHWGFPELGLPGAAWGIWIGEAVGLLGSAYVFFVRLHKRFATRIRAVIDRAESRLILAESGKLGVQEFAMSLAMFVFTMFVTRLGDEALAANEVALNVMSLGFMPAFAFSATATILVGREVGRGNPLLAKRYQTDTAVLGSLFLLVLGAVEFVFAAQIAGIYTADPAVSELAEKLIRISAFLQLFDGLFNFFAGGMRGLGETSFLVKASFLLSWLVFVPLAYLLTFVWGLDSVGAWISLYTFLTAYGVTVLIRFYRTDWSQVTVKEAG, from the coding sequence TTGACTAGACATTGGGGACTCATCCTGCGGCTTGCGCTGCCTTCCATCATTTCCTTCGCTACGATTACCTTGACGGGTACGATCAATCTTATTCTGGTCGGGCACATGGGAGCACTTGTGATCGCAGCGGTAGGCGTATCGAATATTATTATGTACAATGCCTGGGCGCTCTGCTCCGGCTTCGGACTGACGGTGAATTACCTGGTCGCGCAAAATTACGGAGCCGGGGATATGAAAAAGGGGGTCGCCCGCACCTATCTCGCCTTGTACATGTGCCTGGGGCTGGGCGTCCTCCTTCATCTGATCGGATGGCTCGCCCCCGCCTCCATCCTAAGGCTGATGGGCGGATCGCCGGAGCTTGTCGAAACCGGTACGGATTATCTCGAGATCCGCTTCTATGCGATGGCCTTCGCCACGCTCAGCTTTATCTTTCACGGCTTCTTCCGCGGAGTCGGCGATACGAAAACCCCGATGATCCTGTCCATCGCCTCGAACATCCTCATGGTGTTCTTCACGTACGGGCTGACCTACGGCCATTGGGGCTTTCCGGAGCTTGGACTCCCGGGCGCCGCCTGGGGGATATGGATTGGGGAAGCCGTGGGGCTGCTCGGCAGCGCGTATGTGTTCTTCGTCCGCCTGCACAAGCGGTTCGCGACGCGCATCCGCGCCGTGATCGACCGGGCGGAGTCCCGGCTGATCCTCGCGGAGAGCGGCAAGCTAGGCGTGCAGGAGTTCGCGATGAGCCTCGCCATGTTCGTGTTCACGATGTTCGTGACACGGCTTGGCGACGAGGCGCTGGCGGCGAATGAAGTGGCGCTGAACGTCATGAGCCTGGGCTTCATGCCGGCCTTTGCGTTTAGCGCCACCGCGACAATTCTCGTAGGCCGGGAAGTCGGCCGCGGCAATCCGCTCCTCGCGAAGCGCTACCAGACCGACACGGCCGTGCTCGGCTCGCTCTTCCTGCTCGTCCTGGGCGCGGTGGAGTTCGTATTCGCCGCCCAGATCGCGGGCATCTACACGGCCGATCCGGCGGTGAGCGAGCTGGCGGAGAAGCTGATCCGCATCTCCGCCTTCCTTCAGCTGTTCGACGGGCTGTTCAACTTCTTCGCGGGCGGCATGCGCGGCCTCGGGGAAACGTCCTTCCTCGTCAAAGCCTCCTTCCTGCTCAGCTGGCTCGTCTTCGTGCCGCTCGCTTACCTGCTTACCTTTGTATGGGGGCTCGACAGCGTAGGCGCCTGGATTTCCTTGTACACCTTCCTGACGGCCTATGGGGTAACGGTCCTTATCCGGTTCTACCGGACGGACTGGAGTCAGGTAACCGTCAAGGAAGCCGGTTGA
- a CDS encoding ABC transporter permease: protein MSNLWLLVRTTLRMTFRKRSSLFLYFGLPMIGILLSSLLYGNMGTTPLRIGVVNADGTQALAKETIGFVKGMGNVTLVELNGEDLRSQLAAGKLDVGLLIGEGYSDSLRKGNPGSLTIQSVKGAQVTTYVKAMLNGYLENVAAMGKLAGPDQAKFQLLYDQYRNGDFKLTAQSVNDTSVVKGMSYQSIGFLIMFMMMSAISLSDIMLKNRENRTYFRILSSPVSARVYVASNIIVNLFIMLLQISVALLLMKFVFHMDAGIPMAEMVGLLVLFGLVAVSLSLVIVTFAKSSASVGVMQSLIVTPTCLLSGCFFPISIMPDTIRRLSDFMPQSWVLQTITSLQEGESLSGLWFNLSVLAAFALVFFLVAVYRFGRNNTTRNFV from the coding sequence ATGTCAAATCTTTGGTTGCTTGTCAGAACGACCCTGCGGATGACCTTCCGCAAACGCTCCAGCCTGTTTCTGTACTTCGGCTTGCCCATGATCGGCATTCTGCTGTCGAGCCTCCTGTATGGCAATATGGGAACTACGCCTCTGCGGATCGGGGTGGTGAACGCCGATGGAACCCAGGCTTTGGCGAAGGAGACGATCGGCTTTGTTAAGGGGATGGGCAACGTCACGCTGGTGGAGCTGAACGGGGAAGACCTTCGTTCCCAGCTTGCCGCCGGCAAGCTGGACGTCGGCCTATTGATCGGTGAGGGCTATTCGGACAGCCTGCGGAAGGGAAACCCCGGAAGCCTTACCATCCAATCCGTAAAGGGTGCCCAGGTGACAACGTATGTGAAAGCGATGCTGAACGGTTACCTGGAGAATGTGGCGGCTATGGGCAAGCTGGCGGGACCGGATCAAGCCAAGTTTCAGCTTCTCTATGACCAGTACCGGAACGGAGACTTTAAGCTGACGGCCCAGTCCGTCAATGACACCTCGGTGGTGAAGGGCATGTCTTACCAGTCGATCGGCTTCCTGATCATGTTCATGATGATGTCGGCGATCAGCCTGTCCGACATCATGCTGAAGAACCGGGAGAACCGGACGTACTTCCGCATCCTGTCCTCCCCGGTGAGTGCCCGGGTATACGTCGCTTCCAACATTATCGTTAACCTGTTTATCATGCTGCTGCAGATTTCCGTCGCCCTGCTCCTGATGAAATTCGTGTTCCATATGGACGCCGGCATCCCGATGGCGGAAATGGTAGGACTTCTGGTCTTGTTCGGCCTTGTCGCCGTCAGCCTTTCCCTCGTCATTGTAACCTTCGCCAAAAGCTCCGCCTCGGTCGGAGTCATGCAGAGCCTGATCGTCACGCCGACCTGCTTATTGTCCGGCTGCTTCTTCCCGATCAGCATCATGCCGGACACGATCCGCCGCCTTTCGGATTTCATGCCGCAAAGCTGGGTGCTGCAGACGATTACGAGCCTTCAGGAGGGCGAGAGCCTGTCCGGTCTCTGGTTTAACCTGTCGGTGCTCGCCGCCTTCGCTCTCGTGTTCTTCCTGGTGGCGGTTTACCGGTTCGGACGGAACAACACAACCCGGAATTTCGTATAA
- a CDS encoding DUF962 domain-containing protein, protein MKERFRRDLLRYMSAHRHPVNRALHYAAFLLAFLAWGTVWVDLTWTVVLALAHYVLSWIGHYGFERNRPASFRSPWIGFYAGFSWFFLRTIELATGRRLLDRLTAGSPPKAEPGPPAD, encoded by the coding sequence ATGAAAGAACGGTTCCGCCGCGATCTGCTGCGGTACATGAGCGCCCACCGGCATCCGGTGAACCGCGCCCTTCATTACGCCGCGTTTTTGCTCGCTTTCCTCGCCTGGGGAACCGTCTGGGTGGACCTCACTTGGACCGTGGTCCTCGCGCTTGCCCATTATGTCCTGTCATGGATCGGCCATTACGGATTCGAGCGCAACCGCCCCGCCTCCTTCCGTTCCCCCTGGATCGGCTTCTATGCGGGCTTCTCCTGGTTCTTCCTGAGGACGATCGAGCTTGCGACCGGGCGGCGCCTCCTGGACCGATTGACGGCTGGCTCTCCTCCGAAAGCCGAGCCCGGTCCCCCGGCGGACTGA
- a CDS encoding DUF4004 family protein codes for MEQELISKKELLQLTGISYGQLYRWKRQNLIPESWFIKQSSFTGQETFFHRDKILTRVRGILELKDSHSLEELAELLSPELTNKSFALSRLQEKGLWDPDLLVRLARRLNKLELTFMEAVLAYVAGRLREEHELADGRLEELLEGMEGWIPQLGDTSYRLYYCVRDGAGMAAVVPKDSPFLTDAKVKQVYDLEEIARLLKAELEEE; via the coding sequence ATGGAGCAGGAGTTGATATCCAAAAAAGAGCTGCTGCAGCTGACCGGCATTTCCTACGGCCAGCTCTACCGCTGGAAGCGGCAGAATCTGATCCCCGAATCCTGGTTTATCAAGCAGTCCAGCTTCACGGGGCAGGAAACGTTCTTTCACCGCGACAAAATCTTAACCCGGGTAAGGGGCATTCTGGAGCTGAAGGACAGTCACTCCCTCGAGGAATTGGCCGAGCTGCTTTCCCCTGAGCTCACGAACAAGAGCTTCGCCCTTTCCCGCCTGCAGGAAAAAGGATTATGGGATCCCGATCTGCTCGTGAGGCTCGCCAGGCGGCTGAATAAGCTGGAACTGACGTTTATGGAGGCGGTGCTTGCTTATGTGGCGGGCCGTCTTCGGGAGGAGCACGAATTGGCCGACGGTAGGCTGGAAGAGCTGCTGGAGGGTATGGAAGGATGGATCCCGCAGCTCGGGGATACCTCTTACCGGTTGTACTATTGCGTCAGGGATGGAGCGGGTATGGCTGCCGTTGTGCCGAAAGACAGCCCCTTTCTTACCGACGCCAAGGTGAAGCAGGTCTATGACCTGGAGGAAATCGCCCGTCTCTTGAAAGCGGAGCTGGAGGAGGAATAA
- a CDS encoding ABC transporter permease, with product MTTLWIALKEFKQDFRDRRTLLFMLLFPVVLMLILGTALSNAFNSQSSLGEIKILVKNETAKGPLADAFGSFTKQIMEMGIEVDSWKEGIDGKEEVENNRYADYVEVNTSGISLHGSSRSTLESSVVQGMLTAFTDKYKAAAAVAAVDPSQVEAVFASAGAGHAKDYIEETSLTADRKPGSLDYYALAMSIMVAMWAAISAGGLIRSEMVRGTAPRLVAAPVSKGQIIGGKLLGSLVVNVLCVSVLVFFSMLAFGAYWGDHLGIVFLVLVSLVILAMSLGLSLSYMLKGSASRGVINMFVQLAAFFGGAYFPLGEDDGTGVMSFIVKLSPIRWANRALTEVIYGGTVSAAWPVIGLNLAVTAALLIVSVFIMRRKEGL from the coding sequence ATGACCACGCTGTGGATAGCCCTAAAAGAATTCAAGCAGGATTTCCGCGACCGCCGCACCCTGCTGTTCATGCTGCTCTTTCCGGTCGTCCTTATGCTCATCCTCGGGACGGCGCTCAGCAATGCCTTCAACAGCCAGTCGAGCCTGGGAGAGATCAAGATTCTGGTGAAGAATGAGACGGCGAAAGGGCCGCTGGCCGATGCCTTCGGTTCCTTCACGAAGCAGATAATGGAGATGGGAATCGAGGTCGATTCCTGGAAGGAAGGAATTGACGGCAAGGAAGAGGTGGAGAACAATCGTTATGCCGACTATGTGGAGGTAAATACCAGCGGCATCTCCCTGCACGGCAGCAGCCGGAGCACCTTGGAGAGCAGCGTAGTTCAGGGCATGCTGACGGCTTTCACGGACAAATATAAGGCCGCGGCCGCCGTGGCGGCGGTCGATCCGTCCCAGGTGGAGGCGGTGTTTGCCTCCGCGGGCGCCGGCCATGCCAAGGACTACATCGAAGAAACCTCGCTTACCGCCGACCGCAAGCCGGGTTCGCTGGATTACTACGCTTTGGCCATGTCAATCATGGTGGCCATGTGGGCGGCCATATCGGCGGGAGGGCTCATCCGCAGTGAGATGGTGCGCGGCACGGCTCCCCGGCTGGTGGCGGCACCGGTAAGCAAAGGGCAAATCATTGGCGGAAAGCTGCTTGGCAGTCTCGTGGTGAACGTGCTGTGCGTATCGGTTCTGGTTTTCTTCAGCATGCTCGCCTTCGGCGCCTACTGGGGGGACCACCTCGGGATCGTCTTTCTGGTCCTGGTCTCCTTGGTCATCCTCGCTATGAGCTTGGGGTTATCCCTTAGTTATATGCTAAAGGGCAGCGCTTCAAGAGGAGTCATTAATATGTTTGTCCAGCTGGCCGCCTTCTTCGGCGGAGCTTACTTTCCGCTTGGGGAGGACGACGGGACAGGGGTCATGAGCTTTATCGTCAAGCTATCCCCCATTCGATGGGCCAACCGTGCCCTGACCGAAGTCATCTATGGAGGGACCGTTTCCGCCGCCTGGCCGGTCATCGGGTTGAACCTCGCCGTGACGGCCGCCCTGCTTATCGTCTCGGTTTTCATCATGCGCCGCAAGGAGGGGCTGTAA
- a CDS encoding VanW family protein, whose product MKKLLLRHFPFLYKWRVRQLRLKRHLQNLDPRLRFALERSPVSLPHVAHKHKSVLRRVLAGTHPQLQENKITNLQICLETLDGIQIAPGETFSFWRLTGQPTAAKGYIEGLQLANGRVTTGTGGGLCQMANLLFWLALHTPLEIRERHHHSFDLFPDDRRVIPFGSGTSVAYNYVDLRLHNPTELTFQYRLWLSEEFLEGTIRTDRPLAFRYRIEERNHRFYEEKGRWYRENEIWRLTLDPQNGDLLSSTLLLRNKAEVRYQVSAAAGAG is encoded by the coding sequence ATGAAGAAGCTTCTTCTTCGTCATTTTCCCTTTCTGTACAAGTGGCGTGTCCGGCAGCTGCGCCTGAAGAGGCATCTACAGAATCTGGACCCCCGCCTTCGTTTTGCCCTGGAGCGGTCTCCGGTTTCCCTCCCTCATGTGGCCCACAAGCACAAATCCGTGCTGAGAAGGGTGCTCGCCGGAACGCATCCTCAGCTGCAGGAGAACAAAATCACGAACCTGCAGATCTGTCTTGAGACCCTGGACGGGATTCAGATCGCTCCGGGAGAAACCTTCTCGTTCTGGAGGCTGACGGGACAGCCGACGGCAGCCAAAGGATATATCGAAGGCCTTCAGCTTGCCAACGGCCGGGTAACGACAGGAACCGGGGGCGGGCTGTGCCAGATGGCGAACCTGCTGTTCTGGCTCGCGCTGCACACCCCGCTCGAAATCCGCGAACGCCACCATCACAGCTTCGACCTCTTCCCGGACGACCGGAGGGTGATCCCATTCGGCAGCGGGACCAGCGTGGCTTATAACTATGTGGATCTAAGGCTGCACAATCCGACCGAGCTTACCTTCCAATACCGGCTTTGGCTGAGTGAGGAGTTTCTCGAGGGAACGATCCGCACGGACCGGCCGCTTGCCTTCCGTTACCGGATCGAGGAAAGAAACCACCGGTTTTATGAAGAGAAGGGCCGCTGGTACCGGGAGAATGAAATCTGGAGGCTGACACTTGACCCTCAGAACGGGGACCTCTTGTCTTCCACGCTCCTCCTCCGCAACAAGGCGGAGGTCCGATACCAGGTTAGCGCGGCCGCTGGGGCGGGTTAA
- a CDS encoding M15 family metallopeptidase, whose product MTAYPPIPPAAPPAVNYRTLPLTENGEPLLSLTGLSPRVEVHPFYREMGIPGALPDCWLREGAAARLLAAAAALPAGFRFVVLDGFRPYEVQLELYRRFREEIAASNRFATEEEVEKETARFVAYPTPDVETPPPHMTGGAVDLTVADEAGWLDMGTPFDDLTDRAASDSFELLPQPTMQEQRIRHNRRMLYHAMTSAGFAPYGNEWWHFDYGNQRWAMMTGGNAFYKGKRAFP is encoded by the coding sequence ATGACCGCCTATCCGCCCATTCCCCCTGCCGCTCCTCCTGCTGTGAATTACCGGACACTCCCTCTAACCGAGAATGGGGAGCCCCTGCTTTCGCTAACCGGTCTCTCCCCTAGGGTGGAGGTGCACCCCTTCTACCGGGAGATGGGAATTCCCGGGGCGCTCCCGGACTGCTGGCTCCGGGAGGGAGCCGCCGCCCGGCTTCTTGCCGCGGCCGCCGCCCTCCCGGCGGGCTTCCGGTTCGTCGTACTGGACGGCTTCCGCCCTTACGAGGTCCAGTTGGAGCTGTACCGGCGTTTCCGGGAGGAGATTGCCGCGTCGAACCGCTTCGCGACCGAAGAGGAAGTGGAGAAGGAAACCGCCCGGTTCGTGGCCTACCCAACGCCTGATGTGGAGACCCCGCCGCCGCATATGACGGGCGGAGCGGTGGATCTAACCGTGGCGGATGAAGCCGGTTGGCTGGACATGGGGACCCCCTTCGATGACCTGACCGACCGGGCCGCGTCCGACTCGTTCGAGCTTCTGCCCCAGCCGACCATGCAGGAGCAGCGCATCCGGCACAACCGGCGGATGCTGTACCACGCCATGACGTCCGCCGGCTTCGCGCCTTATGGTAACGAATGGTGGCATTTCGATTACGGCAACCAGCGCTGGGCCATGATGACCGGCGGCAACGCCTTCTACAAAGGCAAAAGAGCCTTCCCTTGA
- a CDS encoding HelD family protein, with amino-acid sequence MDEKTQSAYQEEQQRLEAAKKEIDRQLERLRKVPVYHGTDLTEQALESVRESSRRSLGRAQAEPYFGRLDFHETGQGEPAALYIGKVGVEEEKTGKLMVIDWRAPVASLFYSFSGGRDAAAYESPEGLIEGLVYLKRNLVIRERILQRVVDTYDRETDTASAGDEFLVYRLGENKDNKLRDIVSTIQAEQDRIIRSARNTALIIQGVAGSGKTTVALHRLAYLLYQYRENVRAERMIIFAPNAMFLDYISQVLPELGVGNIQQSTFGEWALDLLGHEVQLEEPAGRLEQWFGLGPDRPAMDDRAPGRIKGSDAFRLWLDRCLAVYEQGCVPEAGFAPWEGLVLPARKVHEWYHVENKHYPLLKRRERVVARIKRWLEMEVDKRLPHERKELKKKASQKLRTYLAGWPEYTPFTFYKELFQQESPFFLAGVPQDLSAGGWPGIAGLAEESRKLFRRKKVQPEDLAPLVHLHAAFYGITGDRLFDHTVLDEAQDFSPFQVALLDRFTKNHSFTILGDLSQGIHAYQGISAWEEFSRLFGEGHAAYFQLERSYRSTMEIIHFANVVLSRGVAGSLLAVPVFRSGSPVRVIGTPKGDREETILGAVRRLTGSGYQTVALIGRTEKECAGLEKLLDREGIAANRIVAGQSRYGGGMSIVPAYLAKGLEFDAVLVLDADETHYSATAPDAKLLYVACTRALHELWVLYTGNPSPLLETEDPEFVSTEQPG; translated from the coding sequence TTGGACGAAAAGACTCAAAGTGCCTATCAAGAAGAACAGCAGAGGCTCGAAGCCGCCAAAAAAGAAATCGACCGCCAGCTGGAAAGGCTGCGGAAGGTTCCCGTGTATCATGGGACCGACTTGACCGAGCAGGCGCTCGAAAGCGTGCGGGAATCCTCCCGCCGGAGCCTGGGGAGGGCCCAGGCCGAGCCTTACTTCGGCCGGCTGGATTTTCATGAAACGGGGCAAGGAGAACCGGCAGCGCTCTACATCGGCAAAGTCGGGGTGGAAGAGGAGAAGACCGGCAAGCTGATGGTGATCGACTGGCGTGCTCCGGTGGCGAGCCTGTTCTACTCCTTCTCCGGCGGCCGGGATGCCGCAGCGTACGAATCCCCCGAGGGGCTCATCGAAGGGCTTGTTTATTTGAAGCGGAATCTCGTGATCCGCGAGCGGATCCTGCAGCGGGTGGTGGATACGTACGACCGGGAAACCGACACGGCCTCGGCGGGAGACGAATTTCTCGTCTACCGGCTTGGGGAGAACAAGGACAACAAGCTGCGCGACATCGTGTCGACCATCCAGGCGGAGCAGGACCGGATCATCCGCTCGGCGCGGAATACGGCTCTCATCATCCAGGGGGTAGCGGGCAGCGGGAAGACGACCGTCGCCCTGCACCGGCTGGCGTATCTTCTGTACCAGTACCGGGAGAACGTGCGCGCGGAACGGATGATCATTTTTGCCCCGAATGCCATGTTCCTCGATTATATCTCTCAAGTGCTGCCCGAGCTCGGGGTCGGGAACATCCAGCAGAGCACCTTCGGCGAATGGGCGCTGGACCTGCTCGGGCATGAGGTTCAGCTTGAGGAGCCCGCGGGCCGCCTGGAGCAGTGGTTCGGCCTCGGGCCCGACCGTCCGGCAATGGACGACCGGGCGCCGGGCCGGATCAAAGGCTCGGACGCCTTCCGGCTGTGGCTGGACCGCTGTCTCGCGGTCTATGAGCAGGGCTGCGTACCGGAAGCCGGCTTTGCCCCGTGGGAGGGTCTGGTCCTCCCGGCGCGGAAGGTGCACGAATGGTACCATGTCGAGAACAAGCACTACCCGCTGTTGAAGCGCAGGGAGCGGGTGGTGGCCCGCATCAAGCGCTGGCTCGAGATGGAGGTGGACAAACGGCTTCCCCACGAGCGCAAGGAGCTGAAGAAGAAGGCGTCGCAGAAGCTGCGCACGTATCTCGCCGGCTGGCCGGAGTACACGCCGTTTACCTTCTACAAGGAGCTGTTTCAGCAGGAATCGCCCTTCTTCCTGGCCGGTGTACCGCAGGACCTGTCCGCCGGAGGGTGGCCGGGCATCGCCGGCCTGGCGGAGGAATCCCGCAAACTCTTCCGCCGGAAGAAGGTTCAGCCGGAGGACTTGGCGCCTCTTGTGCATCTCCACGCGGCGTTCTACGGCATCACCGGGGACCGGCTGTTTGACCATACGGTGCTCGACGAGGCGCAGGATTTCTCCCCCTTCCAGGTAGCGCTTCTCGACCGGTTCACGAAGAATCATTCCTTCACCATTCTCGGCGATCTGTCCCAGGGGATTCACGCTTATCAGGGCATCTCCGCCTGGGAGGAATTCAGCCGTCTGTTCGGGGAGGGACACGCGGCTTATTTCCAGCTCGAGCGGAGCTACCGTTCGACGATGGAAATTATCCATTTCGCGAACGTCGTGCTCAGCCGCGGAGTGGCGGGCAGCTTGCTCGCCGTTCCCGTCTTTCGCAGCGGCAGCCCTGTCCGGGTCATCGGCACCCCGAAGGGGGACAGGGAGGAGACGATTCTCGGAGCGGTCCGCAGGCTGACCGGGAGCGGATACCAGACGGTGGCCCTCATCGGCCGGACGGAGAAGGAGTGCGCCGGGCTGGAGAAGCTGCTCGACCGGGAGGGCATCGCGGCGAACCGCATCGTGGCGGGACAGAGCCGGTACGGCGGAGGGATGTCCATCGTCCCGGCTTACCTGGCCAAGGGACTCGAATTCGACGCCGTGCTCGTCCTCGATGCGGACGAAACGCACTACTCCGCCACCGCGCCGGACGCCAAGCTGCTCTATGTGGCCTGCACCCGCGCCCTGCATGAGCTGTGGGTGCTGTACACCGGGAACCCCTCGCCGCTGCTCGAAACGGAGGATCCGGAGTTCGTCAGCACCGAGCAGCCGGGCTAA